Genomic DNA from Alphaproteobacteria bacterium PA2:
CTTGGAGGAGTCGATCATGATCGGCACCCGGGCGATATCGGGCTCGGCGGCGATCAGGTTGAGGAAGGTGGTCATGGCCTTCTGGGAGTCCAGCAGGCCTTCGTCCATGTTGATGTCGATGATAGAGGCGCCGGCGTCCACCTGCTGGCGGGCGACACTCAGGGCCGCCGGATAGTCGCCCTCGGCCACCAGCTTACGGAATTTGGCCGAGCCGGTGACATTGGTCCGCTCGCCGACGTTTACAAAGGTAGGGCGCATTCAGATCAACTCAAAAGGCTCGAGGCCGGCCAGACGCATGGCCTTGGGACGTTCGGGAATCTGGCGCGGCGTCACGCCCGCCACTTCCTTGGCCACGTGGGCGATGTGGTCAGGGGTGGTGCCGCAGCAGCCGCCCAGGATGTTGACCAGGCCGTGCGTGGCCCACTCGTGCAGTTCGTGGGCGGTCTCGTGGGGCTGTTCGTCATACTGACCCATGGCGTTGGGCAGGCCCGCATTGGGATAGGCGCTGATCAGGGTGTCGGCGACCCGCGCCAGCTCTGCGATGTGCGGACGCATCAGCTCGGCTCCCAGGGCGCAGTTGAAGCCGATGGCGAAGGGCCTGGCGTGCTTGACCGAGTTCCAGAAGGCCTCGGCGGTCTGGCCCGACAGGGTCCGGCCCGAGCGGTCGGTGATTGTGCCCGAAATCCAGATGGGCAGGGGCTCATAACCCTCGTCTTCCAGGTCCAGTATGGCCTTGATCGCCGCCTTACAGTTCAGGGTGTCGGTGATGGTCTCCACCAGATAGAGGTCCACCCCGCCATCATGCAGGGCGATCATCTGCTGGCGATAGGCCTGATAGACCTCTTCGAAGGTCACCGACCGGGCGCCCGGGTCGTTCACATCCGAAGACATGGACAGCATCTTGTTGAGCGGCCCGACCGAGCCGGCCACGAAGCGCGGCTTGTGCGGCTCTTTCTCGGTCCAGCGATCGGCGACCTCCCGGGCGATCTTCGCCCCCTGGAAGTTGATGTCATTAACAGCTTCGCCCATGTCGTAGTCGGCCTGGGCTATGGTGGTGGCCGAGAAGGTGTTGGTCTCGCTGATGTCGGCGCCGGCGGCGAAATACTGGTCGTGCAGGTCGGCGACAATGTCGGGCCGGGTCAGGCAGAGAATGTCGTTATTGCCCTTGAGCTGACCATTGTGGGCGGCGAAGCGGTCGCCGCGATAGTCTTCCTCGGTCAGGCCGCGCTTCTGGAACATGACGCCCCAGGACCCGTCAAGGATCAGGACGCGCTCCTTCGATATGGCCTTCAGCTTGGCGATCCGTTCTTGCCGGGTCATTTGGCGGCGTCCTGTTGTCTGGCGAGATCACGTTTGAAGTCGGCTTCCGAGGCCGCGATGGTCCGGGCCAGTTCGGTGGGATCGATGAAGGGATTGGGGCCGCCCGCCTTCAGCCTGGCCCGCTTGGCGTCCAGGTCGAACTGCTCATTATGCGGCGCCAGGAAGATGTCGGCCTTCATGGCTTTCAGACGTGCAAAGCTCTGCTGATAGGCGGCGACAATGCCCGGATACTGCGGACCGCGGGTCTTGTTGACCAGGCGGTTGGCCGCGACGCTGGTGCTGCAATAGAGCAGGGCCTGGCGCACCTTGCCGTCCACCTTTACCGGGAAGGTCCAGGTGGTGCAGCCAGCCGTGTGGCCCGGCGTGATGTGAGCCGTCAGGACCATGCCACCCAGGCTGACCTTTTCGCCATCGCCGATCACCTGGTCGACCTTGACCGGGTCGAAGTCCAGGGCCTTGACCTCTTCCGAGCCGGGATAGGTTCCGGTCTCCAGGGCCTTGCGGTCAGCGGCGCTGGCGATCAGCCTGGCGCCGGTGTCGCGCTTCAGTCCGGCCAGTCCGGCCGCATGGTCGAAGTGGCCGTGGGTGTTCAGCAGGATCTTCACGTCACTGACCTTGAAGCCCAGGGCCTTGATGCTGGCTTCGATGGTC
This window encodes:
- a CDS encoding subclass B3 metallo-beta-lactamase, yielding MKPWGLLIALAATLPAWAAGYPANWSAPTAPFRIADNLYYVGTEGISVFLITTPKGHIVIDGAMPGSDKTIEASIKALGFKVSDVKILLNTHGHFDHAAGLAGLKRDTGARLIASAADRKALETGTYPGSEEVKALDFDPVKVDQVIGDGEKVSLGGMVLTAHITPGHTAGCTTWTFPVKVDGKVRQALLYCSTSVAANRLVNKTRGPQYPGIVAAYQQSFARLKAMKADIFLAPHNEQFDLDAKRARLKAGGPNPFIDPTELARTIAASEADFKRDLARQQDAAK
- a CDS encoding 5-methyltetrahydrofolate--homocysteine methyltransferase, which produces MTRQERIAKLKAISKERVLILDGSWGVMFQKRGLTEEDYRGDRFAAHNGQLKGNNDILCLTRPDIVADLHDQYFAAGADISETNTFSATTIAQADYDMGEAVNDINFQGAKIAREVADRWTEKEPHKPRFVAGSVGPLNKMLSMSSDVNDPGARSVTFEEVYQAYRQQMIALHDGGVDLYLVETITDTLNCKAAIKAILDLEDEGYEPLPIWISGTITDRSGRTLSGQTAEAFWNSVKHARPFAIGFNCALGAELMRPHIAELARVADTLISAYPNAGLPNAMGQYDEQPHETAHELHEWATHGLVNILGGCCGTTPDHIAHVAKEVAGVTPRQIPERPKAMRLAGLEPFELI